The genomic region TTATACGCTTGGGGGGGAGAATGTTAACAAGTTCCCTATAACCAAACAGACCGTGCCAAGTGAGCAGAAATGGACGACGGAACTGGGCACCAATGCGCTCAAGCTGAAAAAGAAGACATCATAAATCAACATACCCCGACGCAGAGCGCCGGAGTATGCCGATTCAAAATGATGAATGCGTGATGTAAGGGATTTTTTAAAAATTGACATTTTCAAAAAATCCCTGTATCATTTTTTTATGAGCATCAACGTGTATTCTCTGGGAGCCGCAGAGGAAGTAACCGGTTCAAAGCATATTCTCGATGTCGATGGGTATTTGTATCTTTTTGACTGCGGGGCTTTTCAAGGGAAACGGGCGGAAGCCGATAAAAAGAACCGCGATTTTAATGTTCCCGCCGATAAATTAACCGCCGTTGTTCTTACCCACGGGCACTATGATCACTGCGGGCTGTTGCCGCTGTTGGGTATACACGGGTTTACCGGCAATATCTATGCGACGCCCGCGTCACGGGATATCGCCAACCTCGTGCTGATGGATTCCGCCCGAATACAGGCGCGGGATGCCGAATATCTCCAAAAACAGGCAATCAAAAAACACGAAAAATTCGACTGGAAGCCGCTTTTTACCGAAGAAGATGCCGTACAAACCATCAATCAATTTGTAACGGTTTCGTATCATCGTCCCGTGTGGATCGGCCCGAATGTTCAGCTTGAATTTTATGATGCGGGGCATATTCTCGGTTCCGCAATCGCGTTTATTACGGCAAAAGATTCTACCGATAAGACTGTAAAAATTGCCTTTACCGGAGACCTCGGCAGAAAGAATAAATCGATTATCCGCGACCCTGATATTATCCCTGCTGCCGATTATATTATGATAGAAAGTACGTATGGAAACCGCCGGCATGAGGATATTCACAATGCGATGGAGATGCTGGAACATGCGGTTAACGATGCGGTAAAGATGCGCGGTAAAATTATCATCCCCGCCTTTGCCGTTGAGCGGACGCAGGAACTCATCTATTATTTCCATCTGCTGACGGATCAAAAACGGATTCCGCAAATTCCCATCTATGTCGATTCACCGATGGCGGTGAACGCAACGACCATCTTTCAGGTGCATCCCGAATGCTTTGACCAAGAAACACAGGAAGCCTTTGTTAAACATCACAAAAACCCGTTCGGTTTTAACGCGCTCAAGTTTATTACGAGTGTCGATGAATCGAAGGCGCTGAACGCGATGGAAGAGCCGATGGTTATTATCAGTGCGGACGGTATGTGTGAATTCGGCCGCATTACGCACCATCTTGCAAATAATATTTCAAAGCCTTCGACAAAAATTATGCTGGTCGGCTATATGGCGGAAAATACGCTCGGCAGACGGCTGATGAACCGTGAACCGGAGGTAAAGATATTCGGAGAATGGCATCAAGTCCGCGCTGAAATTCTTCAGATTAATGCGTTCAGCGCCCATGCCGATTATGTCGAAATGGTCGAATGGCTTGACAGTCTCGACACCGGAAGCTTGAAAAAGCTGCTGATGGTTCACGGTGAACCGGACGCACAGAGTTTTTTTCAAGCATATTTACAGGAGCATCGCTATGAATCGCATATTATGCGGTACGGCGATGTGATAGAGTTATAGCGATGCAGATTATTACCGGTTTTCATGCGATAGAAGAATTACTGCGCTCGGTGGAAGCGCAGTTGGAGAAAAAAAATTCGGAAACAAAAAGCTCCGCAACAAAGAATTCCGATGCGGGGAAAAAGATTGGCGGCGGAAAGGCTGCCTCCGGCGGAAAGGCATCCGGATTGCGGCTCAAGATCCTTTATGCCAAGCAGGGGCCGCGCGTAAAAAAGATCCTTGCGCAGGCGGAAAAACTTTCCGTAACGATAGAGCAGCGGACTGACGCCGAGCTTGACAAATTGACGGCATCCCTGCCGGAATATCTGCAAAATCACCGCGGGATTATCCTAATCGATGAACGTCCGCAGGATCAAGCGCCGAAGCTTTCTGCCGATGCGCTGCTCGCTGCGCTGGCTTCCCGCGAAAAAGCCTTTGTGGTCGTCCTTGATTCAATCACCGACCCTCACAATACCGGCGCGATTATCCGCAGCGCTGATCAATTCGCTGTGGATGCCGTTGTGCTGCCCGAACGGAGATCTGCCGGAGACTTTCAGACCGTCAGTAAAATCAGTGCGGGGGCGGCGGCGTGGGTGCCGCTTTTATACACGGCGAATTTGGTGCGGACGGTGGAAGAACTTAAACGCAACGGCTTCTGGGTATTCGGCGCCGACGCCCAAGGCGACCTGCTGCCGCACACCAAGTTCCCCGACAAAACCGTGCTTATTATGGGCAGTGAAGGGTCGGGCATCAGCCGCTTGTTAAAAGCCTCCTGCGATTCTTTTACGGCAATCCCCACCTCCGGCAAACTGGACAGTTTGAATGTCTCGGTCGCCGCCGGTATTTTGATGTACGAGGTACGCCGGCAGCAAAACGGGTAGGGGAGTGTCCTATTCCCGCCGGAGTTCGGCAAGTGCGGAACAGAAGAGGGTAGCAGCTTGCGCTACGTTCAGGCTTTCGATTGCTCCGCTGCCGTTGATTTTAACCAGCACATCACAGAGTTTTTTCGCTTCGGCAGAAATGCCGTGTTCTTCATTTCCTAAGACTATAACGACCGCTTCTTCCGGCTGTACCACTGACGGAATATCTTTTAGACTGCGGTATGCCCGATGATCCGCCCCTATCCGTACCAAATATCCGCTGCTCATCTTTAAAAAATGTTCGGCGGAAGGAGTGGTATACAAGGTGATAAATTCCATACCCCCTTGTGCAATCCGGTAGGCGCTCGGTGTCAGCTGCGCTTGTGCATCCTCTCCGCTTATCACGATATGCTCTATGCCGAAAAAGGCTGCGCTGCGGATAACTGCGCCGAGGTTATTTGCATTACCGACACGGTCGCACAGCAACACTGCGGCTTTTTCGGTTTCCCACCGTTTCATCTGTTCCGGTGTTACGGCAGCAATCTGGGGTTCTGCAATCATCGCAACCACTCCTTGGTGGTGAACGGAGCCGCAGAGTTTTTCCAATTCCGCATCCGACTGCACGAGCCGGTAGAGCCGTTTCCGCTGTGCAAGATATTTGCAAAGGCTGCCGAATGTTTTTGCCCTGCTTCCGGCAAAAAAAAGTCTTGAAATTTTTTCAGGATGTTCGGCGGCGAGCGCTTTTACCGCTTCAAAACCGCACACCGCCAATTCTTTTTGATATAATTCACTCATAGTGCACGTTACGGCAAGGCAACCGCAAAAATAGATACGGCTGCCTTGTTATACCTCTTTTTTTACCTTGAAACTGCTTTACGCGTGAGCTTACGCCCTTCGTTTTCCGCCTTTTCCAATTCTGCCTGTGCAATCGACAAAAGTGCGATCGGCACCGAATAAGACGAACAGGAAACATAGTTCAAACCTGCCTTCATACAGAAGGGGATGTTTTCGGGGCGTGCGCCTTGTTCTCCGCAGAGTCCGAGTTTAATGTCGGGGCGGGTGAGCTTGCCGCGTTCAATTGCGATACTGATAAGTTCCCGCACACCCGGATCCAAAATCGCAAAAGGATTGCCGTCGATTAAGTCATACAACGTGTAATCCGGCATAAAGCTGTTAAAGTCATCGCGGGAAAGTCCGAGCGTCGTTTGCGTAAGGTCATTGGTTCCGAACGAGAAGAATTCCGCATAGCGGGCAATTTCTCCTGCAGATAAGGCCGCAACGGGCAATTCAATCATCGTGCCGATTTTGAAGTCTATCGGTTTTGCTTTGAACTGTGCACGCATTTCCTGTTCAATCGTACGGATACCGAGGTAGGCATGTCCTTCGATCTTCTTTCCGTATGCAATTTGCTTGAGCTCACGGAAGTTCATGACAATCGGAACCATGATTTCAACGTGCGTTTCAACGCCTTCTTTTTGCAGTTTGTAGGCTGCTTCAAAGATAGCGCGGATTTGCATTGCGTAAATTTCAGGATACGAGATTGCGATACGGCAGCCTCGGTGTCCCAGCATGGGGTTTACTTCCGCACAAAGTTCGATTTTTTCCAACAATGCTTTTTTAGTAACGGTCTTTTTGGTCTCTTTTTTAAGATGTTCGATAAATTCGTTCAGTTCCGTATCATTATGCGGTAAGAATTCGTGTAACGGCGCATCTAACAGGCGGATGGTAACTTCACGTCCTGCCATAGTCTTAAAGATACCGTAAAAGTCTTCCATTTGGACTTTTTGGAGCTTGTTTAAAACTTTAATACGCTCTTCCGTTGTTTCGGAAAGGATCATCTCTCTAAAGGGATTGATACGTTTTGTTTCAAAGAACATGTGTTCGGTACGGCACAGCCCGATACCTTCAGCGCCAAAGCTGACTGCTAAGGCAGCATCGCGGGGACTGTCGGCATTGGCACGGACATGGAAGTCTTGGATAAACGAACGGGTAAGATCGATAAAGTCAAGCAAGCCGGAGGTTTTGGGATCAGGTTCGATCAGTTCTGCCGCTCCGAAGTATACGGTCGATTCGCCGTAGTAGGGTACTTGCAAGGTGATGTAATCCCCTTCCTTAATGGTAATACCGTTGATGATAGCTTTATTCGCCATAATTTTCATGTCGGGGCGTACCAACGAGATTTTCCCATACTGACGTGAAACAACGGAGGCATGTGCCGAATAGCCGCCTTCATTCGATAAAACGCCGGTAGAAACTTCAATCGCCTTTACATCGCCTGCATAACTTGCCGGTACGCAGAGAATACAGCGGGTGTCGGCACTTTGCAAACGTGCAATATGCTGGGCTTCAATCAGTGCGTCAGCACTAAAGTATACACGGCCGACTGCCGCACCCGGCGCGCCTGCGATACCGCCCTTTGAATGCTGGAGATTTTTGACGCTCGTCATATTGATAACAGGATGCAGTATTTCATTTAACTGTCCGGGCTTGACATTTTTTACGACATATTCAGCATCAACGATTTTTCGATTGTATAAATCGAGGAGGAAGTGTACCAATGCAATCGTGCTTTTTGCTTCAACGGATTTTTGCTCGATAAGCCATAGTTTTCCTGCTTCAATCGTAAACCGGATTTCGCGGACATCTTTACTATGATCTTCCAACCGCCATGCAATAGCTTCCAATTGCTCAAGGTATACCGGCTTTATGTCGTTAATATCTTTTCCGAGGGCATCCACTTCATCAAATTTTTCTTGGAAGAACATACCCTGTAATTTCTTTTCACCGGTAACGATATTGCGGCTGAAGAATCTGCCGGAAAAGGATTCCTTGTCATAGTTACCGTATACTAAGGGCTGAATCAATAATGCGACATCATTTTCATTATCAGGTTCAAGACTGAGCAGGGTGCTGATGAGCTGGATGGTTTGATTGAGCTGTACTTCTGCGGTGCTAAAAAATTCTTGCGGCAGATACGGTTGGTACTTATCCATAACGGTAGTACCGGATTCGTTTCGTTTTTCTTTCTTCAGTTCACTTTCAATTTTTTCCAGCTGTTCTTTATAGAGGTGCTGTTTTGCGTTGTCTTCCTGTAACTCTGCAATCTTAAATAAAATTGAAAAGATACCGCGCAATAAGAACAGAACTTCGTGACTTGCAAAATCTGTTCCGACTTTCTTTTCAAAGCCGCCGATGGTTGTTTTTGCCAACCCGAAGTTATGGAGCGTCGGATAGTTGGCGATAACAAGGTTGGGCGAAATAACGAGCTTTAATAAAAGAGGATTTTCCGGATCACCGAATTCTTTTTTAACCGCTTCGCCCATTTTCTTTAAGAACGGCCGCAGTGGCGATAGCACATTTGCCTGTTGCAAGGTTTGTGTAATAGTTGCATCCATGACAAGACCCGGTACGATAGGTAATCCGAGTTCCGAAAATTCATTCAGTTGGCGCCCGCGAATACCGAGGAGCGTTTTGTCAATATTACTTTTAAGTGTTTCTTTATTACTGAAAAAATGGATCGATTTAGACATATTCATAATAGACTCCTAGAAAAGGTTAAGAACGGTACTGGGTGAACCGCGCAAAAATGCTTCAAAACGCGGACTTGCGCCTTCTGCAAAATATTTTGACAATTTTGACAAGTCTTTAATCTCTTCGCCTGAAACGGCAAATTGGATACTACTGCCGTGTTTTACTTTTCCCCACTTAAACAGCGTATTGATATCGACAATCTGTTCGCCATCATAGAATACGATAACTCTATTATGCGGATAGCGTGCATTGTAGCTACGGATAATTCGCTTCCATGCTTCAACGTTCCCGTTATGAAACAGCTCGTTGGTAACAACAACCGAAATTTGTTGAGAAATTCTGGTTTTTCCTGATGGTACTTGTATTTGAGCGGAGGCTGCCGCTTGTTTTGCCTGTGCAATGTTTTTTGTCGTAGACTTTACTTTTGCAGTCGCCGAATCTTTTACCGTTTTTCGTTTTTGCCCTTTTGCCTGCTGTTTTTTTGCTTTAGGTGCAGTGAATACGAACGGACCGTTCAGAAGTTTTGTAGGGACTGACGGCTTTATACCGCTTAAAAGATCAAAAAATGCATTAAATACCATTTCTGCAACAGAATCTTCTATTCTACCTTTATCTTGCTTCCCGACGTAAATATTTAAGAGCTCATTTTTTTTCAACATTTCAAAGAGGGAAACATTTGCCGGATTCTTAGGGTTTATCACCAAAAAGCCTAAGTCAGGGTGATGGTAACCGATTACAACATCAACGCCTTTCCATTTTGCCATTTCTGTGATGATAGTTGTAGGTGTTGTAGTGATTTCTCGAATGTTTTTAGATATCGACTTATATCCCCACATATCGAGTAGTATAACAGATAAAAACGCCGGAATTTCTTCATTTATTAATTCTTTGTTTTCAAGTAATATACCAATTTCATCGGCAATATTTTTTTTAACATTGCTGGCATCCAGAAGCGATAAGGCATTCTGAATATGTGTTACAGAGGCATTAAAACCCTGCTTTGTAGCAAGCGGTACATAAAATCCTAATGAATCGAGCATTCACTTCTCCTTTGCGTAGCAAGGATGATTTAGAAGTATTATCAAAAACTTTCCTTGCATTTACTTTTAGACTTGCGGGAAACAATTCCTTGAGAGGTATTTAAACGACGCGGAATCCAAGTTCCCCCCTATGCATAAAAGCCCTCCGAAACGGGTGTTTCAGGGGCCTTTTATACTATAATCTTAACTTATTGCCATACGGTAAGCTTTACAGAGTTCTTACACCGGATTTGCGTCCCCGGCGTCCTTTACTTGCCGTACTATCAACAGCACCCGCTTTCTTTGTTTTGGATGCCCCTCTGCGGCTGCGAGTTGCGGCCGGTGTTCTGCTAACGGTTTCTGCGGCAGGCGCTTCCAAACTCGGAGTATTGTTCAGTGCATCCATAAATTGGGCGCGTCCATTCGGGGTTATCGCAGCAGGTTCATCATCTCCGCCTGAGCTGAATGTCTGTGCAATATCCGCACGAACCGTTGAGCGGCGGCGGCTGAATGAAGCAAATGCCTGATCCATAAAGCCTTTGGAAACGCCATGGAGGAATTCGTTTAAGACGTTTGCCATACCGTCAAGGGTTGCCTTCTTGCGTTTGATGGAAGTGATGTCTACATCCAGCAAGAGACCCGGCTGCATATGGAACGGGTTGATGAGGTAGTCGAACTTGTTGAATTCAGCCTCGAGGAAGGCGAGCCGTTCTTCCATAACACGGCGTTCAACAGGGTACTGATAGTCGTACATTTTCTTGAGCCGTTCACGCATGATTACAAGCTTCTTGCGCATCTTGTCTTTTTCGTAGACAAACGTGCGGTTCATTTTTTCAACTTCCGTTTCGGCTGCATTGACAAACGAAATTTCGTCCCAGACTTTTGCGATATCCTTGTAGGCGGGTTCACCCTTCGGAATTTTGTATTTTTTCTGGATGTGCTTTTCGTAGATTTTTGCCAAATCGCCGAAATCGGTGATACGTACCATGAACTTCGATTTGTCATATTGGGTCTGTAATACGTCCCATAGGTGCTCGACTTCAGTTTCGAATGAACGGATCATGACCTCATACGCTTTGCGCTCTTCAAGCAGCTGGGCATTGTCGTAGTAGCGTAAACGAATCTGGTAGCGTTCATCAGGAAGGTTTGCAACGTTCGTATCGTCATATTCGCGCAACAGCAGCTCGCGAGCATTTTTTAAGTTTTCAATGTACTGGTACCCCATTTTAGAGGTATCGAGAATTGAAGTTAACGAGTTGATTGCCGTATTGAAGCCGCGGTTACGGATGTTTTCGATATCGATGATGTGCTTGATATTCTCACGGATATTGAGTTGATCGAAGGTCTCCGGATCGATTTCCGCTCTTAAGTTTGCAATGCGTTCCATCAATTCCTTTGAAACTACCGAATAGCGTTTGCTTTCGGGGTTTTCAACGTCATCATCGGTAACATCGAGAACTTTTCCCATCTTCTTGAAGATGATTTCGCTGTCGGTCATTTCTTCTTTGCCTTCATCGATAAGCTCATCTTTTAATACTTCGATTTCTTTATCGATAAGGTTCATCAGATGGTTGGAGAGCAAATCTTTGATTAAGTATTCAACCGTTGCCTGATATTGGAAAATAGGGCTGATAAGTTCGGTGTCGAGGATATTGACTGAAAGTTTTACATCCGTTACCGTTTTGGGCTTAACGATGTTGTCTTTGAACGCACACTTTACAATCGAGTAAGCGTTCTCACCGCGAACAAAAGCACCGACGTCGGTTTTCTGGCGCAGAAGTGAATTGGTCAACGTTTCGAGATCATTGATTCCGCGCTGTACGTGTCCTTGCAGGTGTCCGTACATATTAACGATCGATTTTTCGATTTCACCGGTATTGAACTTATCGGCACCGCCGACTTCATCCAGCAGAGTTGCA from Treponema vincentii harbors:
- a CDS encoding MBL fold metallo-hydrolase RNA specificity domain-containing protein, with amino-acid sequence MSINVYSLGAAEEVTGSKHILDVDGYLYLFDCGAFQGKRAEADKKNRDFNVPADKLTAVVLTHGHYDHCGLLPLLGIHGFTGNIYATPASRDIANLVLMDSARIQARDAEYLQKQAIKKHEKFDWKPLFTEEDAVQTINQFVTVSYHRPVWIGPNVQLEFYDAGHILGSAIAFITAKDSTDKTVKIAFTGDLGRKNKSIIRDPDIIPAADYIMIESTYGNRRHEDIHNAMEMLEHAVNDAVKMRGKIIIPAFAVERTQELIYYFHLLTDQKRIPQIPIYVDSPMAVNATTIFQVHPECFDQETQEAFVKHHKNPFGFNALKFITSVDESKALNAMEEPMVIISADGMCEFGRITHHLANNISKPSTKIMLVGYMAENTLGRRLMNREPEVKIFGEWHQVRAEILQINAFSAHADYVEMVEWLDSLDTGSLKKLLMVHGEPDAQSFFQAYLQEHRYESHIMRYGDVIEL
- the rlmB gene encoding 23S rRNA (guanosine(2251)-2'-O)-methyltransferase RlmB: MQIITGFHAIEELLRSVEAQLEKKNSETKSSATKNSDAGKKIGGGKAASGGKASGLRLKILYAKQGPRVKKILAQAEKLSVTIEQRTDAELDKLTASLPEYLQNHRGIILIDERPQDQAPKLSADALLAALASREKAFVVVLDSITDPHNTGAIIRSADQFAVDAVVLPERRSAGDFQTVSKISAGAAAWVPLLYTANLVRTVEELKRNGFWVFGADAQGDLLPHTKFPDKTVLIMGSEGSGISRLLKASCDSFTAIPTSGKLDSLNVSVAAGILMYEVRRQQNG
- a CDS encoding TrmH family RNA methyltransferase codes for the protein MSELYQKELAVCGFEAVKALAAEHPEKISRLFFAGSRAKTFGSLCKYLAQRKRLYRLVQSDAELEKLCGSVHHQGVVAMIAEPQIAAVTPEQMKRWETEKAAVLLCDRVGNANNLGAVIRSAAFFGIEHIVISGEDAQAQLTPSAYRIAQGGMEFITLYTTPSAEHFLKMSSGYLVRIGADHRAYRSLKDIPSVVQPEEAVVIVLGNEEHGISAEAKKLCDVLVKINGSGAIESLNVAQAATLFCSALAELRRE
- a CDS encoding putative PEP-binding protein, coding for MNMSKSIHFFSNKETLKSNIDKTLLGIRGRQLNEFSELGLPIVPGLVMDATITQTLQQANVLSPLRPFLKKMGEAVKKEFGDPENPLLLKLVISPNLVIANYPTLHNFGLAKTTIGGFEKKVGTDFASHEVLFLLRGIFSILFKIAELQEDNAKQHLYKEQLEKIESELKKEKRNESGTTVMDKYQPYLPQEFFSTAEVQLNQTIQLISTLLSLEPDNENDVALLIQPLVYGNYDKESFSGRFFSRNIVTGEKKLQGMFFQEKFDEVDALGKDINDIKPVYLEQLEAIAWRLEDHSKDVREIRFTIEAGKLWLIEQKSVEAKSTIALVHFLLDLYNRKIVDAEYVVKNVKPGQLNEILHPVINMTSVKNLQHSKGGIAGAPGAAVGRVYFSADALIEAQHIARLQSADTRCILCVPASYAGDVKAIEVSTGVLSNEGGYSAHASVVSRQYGKISLVRPDMKIMANKAIINGITIKEGDYITLQVPYYGESTVYFGAAELIEPDPKTSGLLDFIDLTRSFIQDFHVRANADSPRDAALAVSFGAEGIGLCRTEHMFFETKRINPFREMILSETTEERIKVLNKLQKVQMEDFYGIFKTMAGREVTIRLLDAPLHEFLPHNDTELNEFIEHLKKETKKTVTKKALLEKIELCAEVNPMLGHRGCRIAISYPEIYAMQIRAIFEAAYKLQKEGVETHVEIMVPIVMNFRELKQIAYGKKIEGHAYLGIRTIEQEMRAQFKAKPIDFKIGTMIELPVAALSAGEIARYAEFFSFGTNDLTQTTLGLSRDDFNSFMPDYTLYDLIDGNPFAILDPGVRELISIAIERGKLTRPDIKLGLCGEQGARPENIPFCMKAGLNYVSCSSYSVPIALLSIAQAELEKAENEGRKLTRKAVSR
- the cfpA gene encoding cytoplasmic filament protein CfpA, which codes for MASLDLPQSPNVFHPEKPSAVGSRNSLAQDYRDQQKEVNQLIEEETNKVLHHLSTKLPKDVLERLDVMGGLKEKLYNYFNQNYQNMFNRYMVTAEDEMLKKVRGFIDREEMKVLNRYTPKEIATLLDEVGGADKFNTGEIEKSIVNMYGHLQGHVQRGINDLETLTNSLLRQKTDVGAFVRGENAYSIVKCAFKDNIVKPKTVTDVKLSVNILDTELISPIFQYQATVEYLIKDLLSNHLMNLIDKEIEVLKDELIDEGKEEMTDSEIIFKKMGKVLDVTDDDVENPESKRYSVVSKELMERIANLRAEIDPETFDQLNIRENIKHIIDIENIRNRGFNTAINSLTSILDTSKMGYQYIENLKNARELLLREYDDTNVANLPDERYQIRLRYYDNAQLLEERKAYEVMIRSFETEVEHLWDVLQTQYDKSKFMVRITDFGDLAKIYEKHIQKKYKIPKGEPAYKDIAKVWDEISFVNAAETEVEKMNRTFVYEKDKMRKKLVIMRERLKKMYDYQYPVERRVMEERLAFLEAEFNKFDYLINPFHMQPGLLLDVDITSIKRKKATLDGMANVLNEFLHGVSKGFMDQAFASFSRRRSTVRADIAQTFSSGGDDEPAAITPNGRAQFMDALNNTPSLEAPAAETVSRTPAATRSRRGASKTKKAGAVDSTASKGRRGRKSGVRTL